The following coding sequences are from one Geothrix sp. window:
- a CDS encoding serine/threonine-protein kinase — protein MFSLNLTSRVLKEAQSHGLVGEERREDDGPLATEGGREADYWGAELASLVASGRLSGAMVNTLAWEAIGGEAGSWADPLFKGPAPIGELKGLGDRYQDLTPVGEGASAYVYKGFDTLLQRHVAIKALKDPRGPILEEARAQAKVEHPNVCRVYEVGQGYLVMQLVEGPTLAQMAPSIDLAEKARIIRDIAQGIHVAHQKGLIHLDLKLNNVLMERHEDGIFHPVISDFGMVSGASPRPSSGCNLGTPPYTSPEQLARDPALIGPGADVYALGVMLYVLLAGAIPFEAHDFPGLLEAMAKAPPIPLRRRVPQVAPDLARIVAKCMEKRPQDRYASARDLADDLDRFLRGEAVGAMGKAGTYRLAKWFQRNRKLQWVIGLSLALLVGSLAFFVRHSTFISQQAEWDHHFQNLVDQLGAHLDRSYRLPAHDLRPALREAAVFIEKLEDARRRGGPAAQGPACLALGQAHFLLEDDEDQAVMYFQKAWDMGYQTESARSWLAVAMLATYRKATWSFVPGLHDSANPDRAEEVRRQYLDPARTLLKGRGSLDQARLRFLVDLADAKILDGSNPDRLLGLIQAYRAQFPNDLEGMFEEAAALSFKAELLVTTASLKSPTYSPPGLQEAESCRKRVRELLGEVKRIAPSLPKVYGALATEYMRENSLPTRETEPTRELLAQTRVLLDEGLQIRPDDPTLILQYSQFLTKHVLSLHLASGLDPAPVARDLQGLRTLSASNLDGQGPRAFLEAAAVFLRKCSYYGVRPPQSMVDACAGCAKEAWTGNASERFMACAAAAQALAETGANPVPCIQDIHEVFHPATVPEWYALANLDLLAAEHVWLDHGDPSPWIARAQAALPKMDSYDIYKSGLAKSIRIKKAQLLEDEASWADLRQDLVALGKAGAGMPPRNLPDALELSFLLARHAQTSKAEAQPYLDGAQACLREPVLKDYVWTPGYQEQLATLCLLGAGRAEDPDALLAQALAAADKALEQLLPPRITGDARTLRPRPDNYPDYPAALARIRPLKAEILTAMAARERQPSVRIDLARRALAALEQTLKQDPFRERRLRPLLDQARTLSRS, from the coding sequence ATGTTCTCCTTGAACCTGACATCCCGCGTCCTTAAGGAGGCCCAGTCCCACGGACTTGTGGGGGAGGAGCGCCGGGAAGACGACGGGCCCCTCGCCACCGAGGGTGGCCGCGAGGCTGACTACTGGGGGGCGGAACTGGCCTCCCTTGTGGCTTCGGGCCGGTTGTCGGGGGCCATGGTCAACACCCTGGCCTGGGAGGCCATCGGCGGCGAGGCCGGGTCCTGGGCCGATCCACTGTTCAAGGGTCCCGCTCCCATCGGCGAGCTCAAGGGCCTGGGGGACCGTTACCAAGACCTGACCCCTGTCGGGGAAGGGGCCAGCGCCTACGTCTACAAGGGGTTTGACACCCTGCTCCAGCGGCACGTGGCGATCAAGGCGCTCAAGGATCCGCGGGGGCCCATCCTGGAGGAGGCCCGCGCCCAAGCGAAGGTCGAACACCCCAACGTCTGTCGGGTCTATGAGGTCGGCCAGGGCTACCTGGTCATGCAGCTCGTGGAGGGCCCAACCCTGGCGCAGATGGCGCCCAGCATCGATCTGGCCGAGAAGGCCCGGATCATCCGGGACATCGCGCAGGGCATCCACGTCGCGCACCAGAAGGGCCTCATCCACCTCGACCTGAAGCTCAACAACGTCCTCATGGAAAGGCACGAGGATGGGATCTTCCATCCCGTCATCAGCGATTTCGGCATGGTGTCTGGAGCTTCCCCCAGACCCTCCAGCGGCTGCAACCTTGGGACTCCGCCGTACACCAGCCCGGAGCAGCTGGCCCGGGATCCGGCCTTGATCGGGCCCGGGGCGGATGTCTATGCCCTCGGGGTGATGCTCTACGTGCTGCTGGCCGGCGCCATTCCCTTCGAGGCCCACGACTTCCCGGGCCTCCTGGAGGCCATGGCCAAGGCGCCGCCCATTCCCCTGCGCCGGCGGGTTCCGCAGGTCGCCCCGGACCTCGCGAGGATCGTGGCCAAATGCATGGAAAAACGCCCCCAGGACCGTTACGCCAGTGCCCGGGACCTGGCGGACGACCTGGATCGCTTCCTGCGGGGCGAGGCCGTGGGGGCCATGGGCAAGGCGGGGACCTACCGCCTTGCCAAATGGTTCCAGCGAAACCGCAAGCTTCAGTGGGTCATTGGCCTGAGCCTGGCACTCCTGGTGGGCTCGCTGGCGTTCTTCGTTCGCCACTCGACCTTCATTTCGCAACAGGCGGAATGGGACCACCATTTTCAGAACCTCGTCGACCAGCTTGGCGCGCACCTGGACCGGAGCTACCGCCTTCCGGCCCACGACCTCCGCCCCGCACTCCGGGAGGCCGCGGTCTTCATCGAGAAGCTCGAGGACGCCAGGCGTCGTGGGGGCCCCGCAGCCCAGGGGCCCGCCTGCCTCGCCCTGGGGCAAGCCCATTTCCTGCTTGAGGACGATGAAGACCAGGCCGTGATGTACTTCCAGAAGGCCTGGGACATGGGGTACCAGACCGAAAGCGCGCGTTCCTGGTTGGCCGTCGCCATGCTGGCCACCTACCGGAAGGCGACCTGGAGTTTCGTTCCGGGGCTGCACGACAGCGCCAACCCGGATCGCGCCGAGGAGGTCCGGCGCCAGTACTTGGACCCAGCGCGGACCCTGCTCAAAGGCAGGGGCAGCCTCGACCAGGCGCGGTTGAGGTTCCTCGTGGATCTGGCCGATGCCAAGATCCTGGATGGGAGCAACCCCGACCGGTTGCTGGGCCTGATCCAGGCCTACCGGGCCCAGTTTCCCAACGACCTGGAAGGCATGTTCGAGGAGGCCGCAGCCCTTTCCTTCAAGGCCGAGTTGCTGGTGACCACGGCGAGCCTCAAGTCGCCCACGTATTCTCCGCCCGGGCTCCAGGAGGCAGAATCCTGCCGGAAGCGCGTCCGGGAGCTTCTGGGGGAAGTCAAACGCATCGCGCCCAGTCTCCCCAAAGTCTATGGCGCCCTGGCGACGGAGTACATGAGGGAGAATTCCCTGCCGACCAGGGAGACCGAGCCCACCCGTGAGCTTCTCGCCCAGACGCGGGTTCTGCTGGACGAAGGCCTCCAGATCCGCCCCGATGATCCGACCCTGATCCTGCAGTATTCCCAGTTCCTGACCAAGCACGTGCTGTCGCTCCACCTGGCCTCCGGCCTGGATCCCGCGCCGGTGGCCCGGGATCTCCAGGGTCTCCGCACGCTCAGTGCATCCAACCTCGACGGACAGGGCCCGCGGGCGTTTCTCGAAGCCGCAGCCGTGTTCCTGAGGAAATGCAGCTATTACGGAGTCCGGCCGCCCCAGTCCATGGTCGATGCCTGCGCGGGGTGCGCCAAGGAGGCCTGGACGGGGAACGCATCCGAAAGGTTCATGGCGTGTGCCGCCGCGGCTCAGGCCCTTGCGGAAACGGGGGCAAATCCCGTTCCCTGCATCCAGGACATCCATGAGGTCTTCCATCCCGCGACCGTCCCGGAATGGTACGCCCTCGCCAACCTCGATCTGCTGGCCGCCGAGCATGTCTGGCTTGACCATGGTGACCCGTCACCCTGGATCGCACGGGCGCAAGCCGCCCTGCCGAAAATGGACTCCTATGACATCTACAAGAGCGGGCTTGCCAAGAGCATCCGCATCAAGAAGGCACAATTGCTCGAGGACGAAGCCTCCTGGGCGGACCTGCGTCAGGACCTTGTGGCCCTGGGCAAGGCGGGGGCCGGGATGCCGCCACGCAATCTCCCCGATGCCCTTGAATTGAGCTTTCTCTTGGCTCGTCACGCCCAGACCTCGAAGGCGGAGGCGCAGCCCTACCTAGATGGGGCCCAGGCCTGCCTTCGGGAGCCCGTGCTCAAGGATTACGTCTGGACTCCCGGCTACCAGGAGCAGCTAGCCACCCTTTGCCTCTTGGGCGCGGGCCGGGCCGAGGATCCCGATGCCCTCCTGGCCCAGGCCCTGGCCGCGGCGGACAAGGCCCTTGAACAGCTCCTGCCCCCCAGGATCACCGGAGATGCCAGAACGCTTCGCCCACGGCCGGACAATTACCCCGACTATCCCGCCGCCCTTGCCAGGATCCGGCCCCTGAAAGCCGAAATCCTCACGGCCATGGCAGCCCGCGAGCGGCAACCTTCGGTGCGGATCGATCTTGCCCGCAGGGCTCTGGCGGCACTCGAACAAACTCTGAAGCAGGACCCCTTCAGGGAACGGCGCCTGCGCCCCCTCCTCGACCAGGCCCGGACCCTCTCCAGGAGCTGA
- a CDS encoding ABC transporter ATP-binding protein: protein MISHALPSPPSLVVAEGLTKRFGETTALDKVSFAISPGEIIGYVGPNGAGKTTTMRILTGMETAFGGDVRISGMRQPLDRKSILGQISYLPQDVAFAPWRTAWETLWLFGRLSGISEAPLRQRIREVLQQVGLSPKAETRVGTFSRGMKQRLGLAQAMLNEPKLMILDEPFNHLDPGGRQHVKGVLAELNRKGVAIIFSSHILADVEELMQRLLVIRNGRLIFDGTVDALKAEHRDAEAVEIGFTGILPHARLSALPGVARLELMAPNVMRLHPVAGADLLAVATGLLGQVIASGHGIRFVKPLVPSLEAIVGQMTGSPTEGAREQEEEGMAC from the coding sequence ATGATCAGCCATGCACTGCCTTCCCCTCCTTCCCTTGTCGTGGCGGAGGGCCTGACCAAGCGGTTCGGCGAAACCACCGCTCTGGACAAAGTGTCCTTTGCCATTTCCCCCGGCGAGATCATCGGCTACGTCGGCCCCAACGGCGCTGGGAAGACCACGACCATGCGGATCCTGACCGGCATGGAGACGGCCTTCGGAGGCGACGTCCGGATCTCGGGAATGCGTCAGCCCCTGGACCGGAAGAGCATCCTGGGACAGATCTCCTACCTCCCCCAGGACGTGGCCTTTGCCCCCTGGCGAACGGCGTGGGAGACGCTGTGGTTGTTCGGGAGGCTTTCGGGGATCTCAGAGGCGCCGCTCCGGCAGAGAATTCGGGAGGTTCTGCAGCAGGTGGGCCTAAGCCCGAAGGCCGAGACCCGGGTCGGCACCTTTTCTCGGGGCATGAAGCAGCGGTTGGGTCTGGCCCAGGCCATGCTGAACGAGCCAAAGTTGATGATCCTGGACGAACCGTTCAATCACCTCGATCCGGGTGGACGCCAACACGTCAAGGGCGTGCTTGCCGAACTGAACCGCAAGGGCGTCGCCATCATCTTCTCGAGCCACATCCTCGCCGACGTCGAGGAATTGATGCAGCGGCTCCTGGTCATCCGGAACGGGCGCCTGATCTTCGATGGCACGGTCGACGCGCTGAAAGCGGAGCACAGGGATGCCGAAGCGGTGGAAATCGGCTTCACCGGCATCCTTCCCCATGCCCGGCTGAGCGCCCTCCCCGGCGTGGCGCGACTTGAACTGATGGCGCCCAATGTCATGCGCCTGCACCCAGTCGCTGGTGCGGACCTGCTCGCCGTTGCGACCGGCCTGCTCGGCCAGGTCATCGCAAGCGGCCATGGGATCCGTTTCGTCAAGCCCCTCGTCCCATCCCTGGAAGCCATCGTGGGGCAGATGACGGGGAGCCCCACGGAGGGGGCCCGGGAGCAGGAAGAGGAGGGCATGGCATGCTGA